A window of Prolixibacter sp. SD074 contains these coding sequences:
- the argH gene encoding argininosuccinate lyase: MKLWDKGYKVDALIERFTVGKDVEMDYSLAEFDVLGSLAHIHMLESINLLEGDELTVLTNELRKIYKEIKTGEFVIEEGVEDVHSQVELLLTRRLGDVGKKIHSGRSRNDQVLVDLKLFTRHGLKELVERVEILYRTLVSQSEKYKEALMPGYTHLQVAMPSSFGLWFGAYAESLIDDLLLVQAAYRMADQNPLGSAAGYGSSFPLDRQMTTELLGFDTMNYNVVYAQMGRGKTEKIVAFALSSVAATLAKLAMDVCLYMSQNFNFVSLPKELTTGSSIMPHKNNPDVFELLRSHCNRMQALPNQITLMINNLPSGYFRDLQLVKEVFIPAFAELNDCLEIANFAIANLTVNGSILDDERYKYMYSVEEVNRRVLSGVPFRDAYREVGEEINKGEFEPDKVVHHTHEGSIGNLCLEEINQKMEGVLHGFSFGKVEVAFQRLLGGE, from the coding sequence ATGAAGCTTTGGGACAAGGGATATAAAGTTGATGCTCTAATTGAGAGATTTACAGTTGGTAAGGATGTGGAGATGGATTATTCGCTGGCTGAATTTGATGTGCTTGGTTCGCTTGCACACATTCATATGCTGGAATCCATCAATTTGCTCGAAGGCGACGAGCTGACGGTTTTGACAAACGAACTACGTAAGATATATAAGGAGATCAAAACCGGTGAATTCGTTATCGAGGAGGGGGTGGAGGATGTACATTCCCAGGTGGAGCTGTTGTTGACCAGGCGGTTGGGGGACGTAGGCAAAAAGATACACAGCGGTCGTTCACGTAACGACCAGGTCTTGGTGGATTTGAAGCTCTTCACGCGTCACGGGCTGAAGGAACTGGTTGAAAGAGTGGAGATATTGTACCGAACGCTCGTAAGCCAAAGTGAAAAGTACAAAGAGGCATTGATGCCGGGCTATACACACCTGCAGGTGGCCATGCCGTCTTCGTTCGGTTTGTGGTTTGGCGCTTATGCTGAAAGCTTGATTGACGATTTGTTGTTGGTTCAGGCAGCTTACCGTATGGCCGATCAGAATCCGTTGGGCTCCGCAGCGGGGTATGGCTCTTCTTTTCCACTGGACCGGCAGATGACAACAGAACTCCTGGGATTCGATACCATGAATTATAATGTGGTATATGCGCAGATGGGAAGAGGGAAGACCGAGAAGATCGTTGCTTTTGCGCTCTCTTCGGTTGCTGCTACACTGGCAAAACTGGCCATGGATGTATGTTTATATATGAGCCAGAACTTCAACTTTGTCTCTTTGCCAAAGGAATTAACAACGGGTTCCAGTATTATGCCACACAAGAATAACCCGGATGTGTTTGAGCTTTTACGATCGCATTGTAACCGAATGCAGGCATTGCCCAATCAAATAACGTTGATGATTAATAATCTGCCCAGCGGATATTTCAGGGATTTGCAACTGGTCAAAGAGGTTTTCATTCCTGCTTTTGCCGAATTGAACGACTGTTTGGAGATTGCCAATTTTGCGATTGCCAACCTAACGGTGAATGGGTCTATTTTGGATGATGAACGTTATAAATATATGTATAGCGTAGAGGAAGTGAACCGGCGAGTACTTTCCGGTGTGCCGTTCAGGGATGCCTACCGGGAAGTGGGGGAAGAGATTAACAAAGGGGAATTTGAGCCTGATAAGGTGGTTCATCATACACACGAAGGCAGCATTGGAAATCTCTGTTTGGAAGAGATTAATCAGAAGATGGAGGGTGTCCTTCACGGATTCTCCTTTGGAAAGGTTGAAGTTGCCTTTCAGCGATTGTTAGGCGGGGAATAA
- a CDS encoding glutamate synthase subunit beta: MGNPKGFIEIPKKESGYRPVNERIYDFGEVEQTLNEKDRKDQASRCMDCGIPFCHWACPVNSKIPEWQDAIYLGNWEEAYDILSSTNSFPEFTGRICPAPCEKSCVLAIHEESVTIRENEASVVEQAFTRGYVTPRVPEVRSGKKIAVIGSGPAGMSAADVLNQAGHSVTVFEQDDAIGGLLRYGIPDFKLNKGVIDRRLELFVTEGIEFKTNTTVGKDITPEKLLKDYDAVCLAVGAMQPRDLVVEGRDLDGVHFAMEFLRQQNKVNRGEVFADEERISAKKKKVLVIGGGDTGSDCVGTSIRQKAESVMQIEILPKPPEKRVDNNPWPYWPNTLRTSSSHQEGCERRWALATKRVVGTGGRVTGVEVVEVIWEKIDGRFRMKEVPGTEELIEADLVLLSMGFVSPVHDGLLDGLGVEYDERGNVKAVTNTTSVDKVFAAGDVARGASLVVHAIRSGRDAAEKIHDYLMQD, from the coding sequence ATGGGAAATCCAAAAGGTTTTATCGAGATACCAAAGAAAGAGAGCGGATACCGTCCCGTTAACGAACGAATATATGATTTTGGCGAGGTTGAACAGACACTGAACGAAAAGGACAGGAAGGATCAGGCCTCGCGGTGTATGGACTGTGGCATTCCGTTTTGTCACTGGGCCTGCCCTGTAAACAGCAAAATCCCCGAATGGCAGGATGCCATTTACCTTGGGAACTGGGAAGAGGCCTACGATATCCTTTCATCGACCAACAGCTTCCCCGAATTCACCGGCCGCATTTGTCCGGCGCCTTGCGAAAAATCGTGCGTGCTGGCCATCCATGAGGAGTCGGTGACCATCCGGGAAAATGAAGCTTCGGTGGTAGAACAGGCTTTTACCAGAGGGTATGTAACCCCTCGCGTACCGGAAGTTCGCTCCGGAAAGAAAATTGCTGTGATTGGTTCCGGCCCGGCCGGCATGTCAGCAGCCGATGTGTTGAACCAGGCTGGCCATTCGGTCACTGTTTTCGAACAGGACGATGCCATTGGCGGATTGCTGCGCTATGGTATTCCCGATTTCAAACTGAATAAAGGTGTTATTGATCGCCGCCTGGAACTCTTCGTCACCGAGGGAATTGAGTTTAAAACCAATACCACCGTTGGGAAAGATATAACACCGGAGAAATTATTAAAAGACTACGATGCCGTTTGCCTGGCCGTTGGCGCTATGCAGCCCCGTGATCTGGTTGTGGAAGGCCGTGATTTGGACGGAGTCCATTTTGCGATGGAATTTCTGAGGCAACAGAACAAAGTCAACCGTGGCGAAGTATTTGCTGATGAAGAACGCATTTCCGCCAAGAAAAAGAAAGTGTTGGTCATTGGAGGCGGTGATACCGGTTCCGACTGTGTGGGAACCTCCATCCGCCAGAAGGCAGAGTCTGTTATGCAGATCGAAATTCTCCCGAAACCGCCCGAAAAACGGGTGGATAATAATCCATGGCCTTACTGGCCGAATACGCTTCGTACATCGAGTTCACACCAGGAAGGTTGCGAACGTCGCTGGGCGCTGGCTACCAAACGGGTAGTTGGGACAGGAGGCCGGGTAACCGGAGTAGAAGTTGTAGAGGTTATTTGGGAAAAGATCGATGGTCGGTTCCGGATGAAAGAGGTTCCGGGTACGGAAGAATTGATTGAAGCCGATTTGGTGCTGCTTTCCATGGGATTTGTTTCGCCGGTTCACGATGGTTTGCTCGACGGATTAGGTGTTGAATACGACGAACGTGGAAATGTGAAAGCAGTGACCAATACGACATCGGTTGATAAGGTATTTGCTGCGGGCGATGTGGCACGAGGTGCCAGCCTGGTGGTTCATGCCATCCGCTCAGGCCGCGATGCCGCTGAGAAAATTCATGATTACCTGATGCAGGATTAA
- the gltB gene encoding glutamate synthase large subunit: protein MVQKRFPQIQGMYDPVNEHDACGVGFVAHIKGQQSHDIVERGLTVLRNMDHRGATSADNQTGDGAGILLQIPHDFFISQKIDLPSAGHYGTGLVFLPVEEEEAAVCQEVMNRYIELEGLRLIAWRDVPVDSSVVGEIARRTEPKVMQVFVTAHLEQDALERKLYLVRKQAEREIRDSHLNEKESFYLPSFSTKVIIYKGMLTPDQLRSYYNDLTHPETKSAIALVHSRFSTNTFPTWDLAQPFRMVAHNGEINTVKGNRLWMHARESLLQSDLFGDELEKLFPVVEPGKSDSASFDNVLEFLHQTGRDMPHSLCMMIPESFNEKNPIPESLKAFYEYNSTLMEPWDGPASMIFSDGRYIGGTLDRNGLRPSRYVITHNDLIVMGSEVGVQTFPAEQIKEKGRLRPGKLLLVDTKLGILIPDKEVKAQLSRRNPYINWLKENRLLMEDIVVKQRVSSNMGDDFPAYAKVFGYSKEDINMLLKPMAENGAEPTSSMGNDTPIAVFSEKPKRFFSYFRQMFAQVTNPAIDPIREGLVMSLTNYIGSLSGNMLEESPEHCKLIKFDSPIITNTDLGKIKDLKHEAFNHATIPMLFPVKDGVEGFKQSFNQMLAQAEKAVDDKKNLIILTDRGVSAEQAPIPSLLCVSAVHHHLIQKKKRMQIGIIVESAEPREIMHFALLLGYGASVVNPYLAFAALNKQVRDGEISMEYKDARKNYIKAIDKGLLKIMSKMGISTLRSYHGAQIFEAIGVSQELIDKYFKGTASRISGIGLEEIYREVMMFHVQAFAPNSQHKFMLKNTGEYHYRIDGEHHAWNPETIGLLQWATKTNDYDVYKKFSQLVDKENQKPAFIRGALQWKKNPIPLDEVEPAESIMKRFVTGAMSYGSISKEAHEALAVAMNAIGGRSNTGEGGEDPDRFGSERNSKIKQIASGRFGVTNNYLINAQEIQIKIAQGAKPGEGGQLPGYKVNKIIAKTRKSTPGITLISPPPHHDIYSIEDLAQLIYDLKNVNTAAKVSVKLVSETGVGTVAAGVAKGFSDIIIISGTEGGTGASPASSIKHAGLPAEFGISETQQTLVMNNLRGRVKLQTDGQLKTGRDVVIMGLLGAEEFGIATASLIVMGCVMMRKCHLNTCPAGIATQNKKLRKRFIGRSEYVINYFQFIAREIREYMAEIGMRTFDELVGRADLLEPNPDAMNWKMKRVDFSKLLYVPKEASQYPIHNVQPNTKNLDDVLDRTLIREANKAIKGGEKIWIAHEINNVMRTVGAMLSGEVSKRYGEDGLPEDTINCTFKGSAGQSFGGFLARGINFRLEGDSNDYLGKGLSGGKITVVPPMGSNFVPEDNIIVGNTTLYGATGGEVYIRGVAGERFCVRNSGAKAVVEGTGDHCCEYMTGGRTVVLGTTGRNFAAGMSGGIAYVLDEKGDFDYYCNKGLVELSPVEDRADIQELQEMISNHLLHTQSSLAERILTNWDEHLPKFVKVIPFEYKKVLEELKLKDLKMKLQLTEDDPARHE, encoded by the coding sequence ATGGTGCAGAAAAGATTTCCACAAATACAGGGGATGTATGACCCTGTAAACGAGCACGATGCCTGTGGTGTTGGGTTTGTTGCGCACATCAAAGGTCAGCAGTCACATGATATTGTAGAGCGAGGGTTGACTGTACTGCGGAACATGGACCACCGGGGTGCAACCAGCGCCGATAATCAAACTGGTGATGGAGCAGGTATTTTGCTCCAGATTCCGCACGATTTTTTCATCTCACAGAAAATAGATTTGCCTTCAGCCGGCCATTATGGTACAGGGCTGGTGTTTCTCCCGGTAGAAGAGGAGGAGGCCGCCGTATGTCAGGAGGTAATGAATCGTTATATCGAACTGGAAGGATTGCGTTTGATTGCATGGAGAGATGTTCCGGTTGACAGCTCTGTCGTGGGTGAAATTGCGCGGCGGACCGAACCAAAGGTGATGCAGGTTTTTGTTACAGCCCACTTGGAACAGGATGCGCTGGAGCGAAAATTGTATTTGGTTCGAAAACAAGCTGAGCGCGAGATTCGTGATTCTCATCTGAATGAGAAAGAATCGTTCTACCTGCCTAGTTTTTCAACGAAGGTAATTATTTATAAAGGTATGCTTACGCCCGATCAGTTGCGTAGCTACTATAACGATTTAACTCATCCGGAGACGAAGAGTGCGATTGCACTGGTTCATTCCCGTTTTAGTACCAATACTTTTCCAACCTGGGATCTGGCGCAGCCGTTTCGCATGGTGGCACACAACGGTGAAATTAACACAGTTAAAGGAAACCGCCTTTGGATGCACGCCCGCGAATCGCTGCTTCAGTCCGATTTATTCGGCGACGAGCTTGAAAAACTTTTCCCGGTGGTTGAACCCGGCAAATCTGATTCGGCCTCCTTTGACAACGTTCTCGAATTTTTGCACCAGACTGGCCGTGATATGCCGCACTCCCTGTGTATGATGATTCCGGAATCGTTCAACGAGAAGAACCCGATACCGGAAAGCCTGAAAGCATTTTATGAATATAACTCCACCCTGATGGAACCATGGGACGGACCTGCATCAATGATTTTCTCCGATGGCCGTTATATTGGTGGAACACTCGACCGGAATGGTCTTCGTCCTTCACGGTATGTAATAACCCACAACGATCTCATCGTAATGGGCTCGGAAGTGGGCGTACAAACTTTCCCTGCAGAACAGATTAAGGAAAAAGGACGGCTGCGTCCAGGGAAATTGCTGCTGGTTGACACCAAACTAGGTATCCTTATTCCTGATAAGGAAGTAAAGGCACAGCTTTCCCGCAGAAACCCTTACATCAACTGGCTGAAAGAAAATCGCCTGTTGATGGAAGACATTGTGGTCAAGCAGCGTGTATCTTCCAACATGGGGGATGACTTTCCGGCTTATGCCAAAGTTTTTGGCTATTCAAAGGAAGACATCAATATGTTGCTGAAGCCGATGGCAGAGAACGGTGCTGAGCCGACCAGTTCCATGGGGAATGACACTCCAATCGCTGTTTTCTCTGAAAAACCAAAGCGGTTCTTCAGTTACTTCCGTCAGATGTTTGCCCAGGTGACCAACCCGGCAATCGACCCCATCAGGGAAGGACTGGTGATGTCGCTCACCAATTATATTGGTTCCCTTTCGGGAAATATGCTGGAGGAGAGTCCGGAGCATTGTAAGTTGATCAAATTCGATAGCCCGATTATTACCAACACCGATTTGGGTAAGATTAAGGATTTAAAGCATGAAGCATTCAATCATGCCACTATCCCGATGCTTTTCCCTGTCAAGGATGGAGTAGAAGGGTTCAAGCAATCGTTTAATCAGATGTTGGCGCAGGCCGAAAAGGCCGTTGACGACAAAAAGAACCTGATTATATTAACCGACCGCGGAGTTTCAGCGGAGCAGGCGCCGATTCCTTCGTTGCTTTGTGTTTCTGCTGTGCATCACCACCTCATCCAGAAGAAAAAAAGGATGCAGATTGGTATCATTGTTGAGTCAGCCGAGCCGCGTGAGATAATGCATTTTGCCCTGTTGCTGGGATATGGGGCCAGTGTCGTGAATCCGTATTTGGCATTCGCCGCGTTGAATAAGCAGGTACGCGATGGTGAAATTTCCATGGAGTATAAGGATGCCCGTAAGAATTACATCAAAGCCATCGATAAAGGCTTGTTGAAGATTATGTCGAAGATGGGTATCTCCACGCTGCGTTCCTACCACGGGGCCCAGATTTTTGAAGCCATCGGCGTAAGCCAGGAACTCATCGATAAGTATTTCAAAGGCACAGCGTCGCGTATTAGCGGTATTGGTCTCGAAGAGATTTACCGCGAAGTGATGATGTTCCATGTACAGGCTTTTGCTCCCAATAGTCAGCATAAATTCATGCTGAAGAATACCGGTGAATATCATTACCGAATCGATGGTGAGCACCACGCCTGGAACCCCGAAACGATCGGATTATTGCAATGGGCGACCAAAACCAACGATTACGATGTTTACAAGAAGTTCAGTCAGCTGGTCGACAAGGAAAACCAGAAGCCTGCCTTCATCCGTGGCGCCTTGCAGTGGAAAAAGAATCCGATTCCGCTTGACGAGGTTGAACCGGCAGAAAGCATTATGAAAAGGTTTGTGACCGGTGCGATGTCGTATGGTTCTATTTCGAAAGAAGCACACGAAGCGTTGGCTGTCGCGATGAACGCTATCGGCGGACGAAGCAATACCGGCGAAGGAGGAGAAGACCCGGACCGTTTCGGCTCAGAGCGAAATTCCAAAATCAAACAGATTGCATCGGGGCGTTTTGGCGTGACCAATAACTACCTGATCAATGCACAGGAGATACAGATTAAGATTGCACAAGGGGCAAAACCCGGAGAAGGGGGACAGCTCCCGGGATATAAGGTGAATAAGATTATTGCGAAAACCCGTAAATCGACTCCGGGAATTACGCTGATTTCACCACCTCCGCATCACGATATTTATTCGATTGAAGACCTGGCACAGTTGATTTACGACTTGAAAAATGTAAATACTGCCGCCAAGGTTTCTGTCAAACTGGTTTCTGAGACGGGTGTAGGAACGGTAGCTGCTGGTGTAGCCAAGGGATTCTCTGATATTATTATTATCAGCGGAACAGAGGGTGGAACAGGTGCTTCTCCCGCCAGTTCCATCAAACATGCCGGTTTGCCTGCCGAGTTTGGAATTTCCGAGACGCAGCAAACACTGGTGATGAACAACCTGCGGGGACGCGTCAAATTGCAGACCGACGGTCAGTTGAAGACGGGGCGTGATGTCGTGATCATGGGACTGTTGGGTGCCGAAGAATTTGGTATCGCCACAGCATCGCTGATTGTAATGGGATGTGTGATGATGCGGAAGTGTCACCTGAATACCTGTCCGGCAGGAATTGCGACACAGAACAAAAAGTTACGCAAGCGTTTCATTGGTCGTTCGGAATATGTCATCAATTATTTTCAGTTTATTGCCCGCGAAATTCGTGAATACATGGCAGAAATCGGTATGCGCACCTTCGATGAGCTGGTGGGACGTGCCGATTTGCTGGAGCCGAATCCGGATGCGATGAACTGGAAAATGAAGAGGGTTGACTTCTCGAAGTTGCTGTATGTTCCCAAAGAGGCATCACAATATCCAATACACAATGTTCAGCCGAACACCAAGAACCTGGACGATGTGCTTGATCGAACGCTCATCCGCGAGGCGAATAAAGCCATTAAAGGTGGTGAGAAAATTTGGATTGCACACGAAATTAACAATGTGATGCGGACGGTAGGGGCCATGCTTTCGGGCGAGGTTTCCAAGCGGTATGGAGAAGACGGCCTTCCGGAAGATACCATCAATTGTACCTTTAAAGGCTCGGCAGGACAGAGCTTTGGCGGATTCCTGGCAAGAGGTATTAATTTCCGCCTGGAAGGTGATTCCAATGATTACCTCGGTAAAGGACTTTCCGGAGGTAAAATCACCGTAGTACCGCCAATGGGTTCCAACTTTGTGCCGGAAGACAATATCATTGTTGGTAATACGACGTTATATGGTGCTACCGGTGGTGAAGTTTACATCCGCGGTGTGGCAGGTGAGCGGTTCTGTGTTCGTAACTCCGGGGCCAAAGCTGTGGTTGAGGGAACCGGCGATCACTGCTGTGAATATATGACGGGTGGACGAACTGTAGTACTCGGAACAACCGGACGAAACTTTGCTGCAGGAATGAGCGGCGGAATCGCGTATGTACTCGACGAAAAGGGCGATTTCGATTACTATTGCAACAAAGGGCTTGTGGAACTGTCGCCTGTTGAGGACAGAGCGGATATCCAGGAACTTCAGGAGATGATTAGTAATCATTTGCTGCATACACAAAGTTCGCTGGCCGAGAGAATTCTGACCAACTGGGATGAACACCTTCCCAAATTTGTTAAGGTGATCCCATTTGAATATAAGAAAGTGCTTGAAGAGCTTAAGTTGAAGGACCTGAAGATGAAACTTCAGTTAACGGAAGATGATCCGGCCCGACACGAATAA